A genomic window from Gemmatimonadaceae bacterium includes:
- a CDS encoding glycine--tRNA ligase — translation MRPDVLETLVSLAKRRGFIFQSSEIYGGTGSVWDYGPLGVELKNNVKTRWWNTMVRERDDVEGLDAAILMHPKVWEASGHVSGFSDPLVDCKACKARFRADKLADAQCPRKPSKKPGEHTDCQLTEPRQFNLMFKTFMGPVEDSAAVVYLRPETAQGIFVNFLNVQQATRQKVPFGIAQIGKAFRNEITPGNFTFRTREFEQMEMQFFVEPGTDMEHFERWKQARLDWHLGLGLDRNRLEFHQHSDKELAHYARAAFDINFDFGGSLGFQEIEGVHNRSDFDLTQHQQFSSKKLEYVDQANNKRYVPYVIETSVGADRVTLAVMVNALREEAVPGEQEGRTVMGFHPVLAPIKAGVFPLTKKDGQPEMAEKLAAALRKKFNVFYDEAGAIGRRYRRQDEAGTPFGITIDSDSTANNDVTIRFRDNMGQIRVSTGQVIDVLTRYLEADHVTADSTLVG, via the coding sequence ATGCGTCCCGACGTCCTCGAAACCCTGGTCAGCCTCGCCAAGCGCCGCGGCTTCATCTTCCAGTCCTCCGAGATCTACGGCGGCACCGGATCCGTCTGGGACTACGGCCCGCTGGGCGTCGAGCTCAAGAACAACGTCAAGACGCGCTGGTGGAATACGATGGTCCGCGAGCGCGACGACGTCGAAGGCCTCGACGCGGCCATCCTGATGCACCCGAAGGTCTGGGAGGCGTCTGGCCACGTCAGCGGCTTCTCCGACCCGCTGGTGGACTGCAAGGCCTGCAAGGCGCGCTTCCGCGCCGACAAGCTCGCTGACGCCCAGTGCCCGCGGAAGCCGAGCAAGAAGCCGGGCGAGCACACGGACTGCCAGCTCACCGAGCCGCGGCAGTTCAACTTGATGTTCAAGACGTTTATGGGCCCCGTCGAGGACTCGGCGGCGGTCGTGTACCTGCGCCCCGAGACGGCGCAGGGCATCTTCGTGAACTTCCTGAACGTCCAGCAGGCGACGCGCCAGAAGGTGCCCTTCGGCATCGCGCAGATCGGCAAGGCCTTCCGCAACGAGATCACGCCGGGGAACTTCACGTTCCGCACGCGCGAGTTCGAGCAGATGGAGATGCAGTTCTTCGTCGAGCCGGGCACGGATATGGAGCACTTCGAGCGCTGGAAGCAGGCCCGCCTCGACTGGCACCTGGGCCTCGGCCTCGACCGCAACCGCCTCGAGTTCCATCAGCACTCGGACAAGGAGCTCGCGCACTACGCCCGCGCGGCCTTCGACATCAACTTCGACTTCGGCGGCTCGCTGGGCTTCCAGGAGATCGAGGGCGTCCACAACCGCAGCGATTTCGACCTCACGCAGCACCAGCAGTTCTCGTCCAAGAAGCTCGAGTACGTGGACCAAGCCAACAACAAGCGCTACGTGCCCTACGTGATCGAGACGTCCGTGGGCGCGGATCGCGTGACGCTGGCGGTGATGGTCAACGCGCTGCGTGAGGAAGCCGTCCCGGGCGAGCAGGAAGGGCGCACGGTGATGGGCTTCCACCCGGTGCTGGCGCCGATCAAGGCGGGCGTATTCCCGCTCACCAAGAAGGACGGCCAGCCGGAGATGGCGGAGAAGCTCGCCGCGGCGCTGCGCAAGAAGTTCAACGTGTTCTACGACGAGGCTGGCGCCATCGGCCGCCGCTACCGCCGTCAGGACGAAGCCGGCACGCCGTTCGGGATCACGATCGACAGCGATTCCACGGCCAATAATGACGTGACGATTCGCTTCCGCGACAATATGGGGCAGATTCGCGTGTCCACCGGTCAGGTGATCGACGTGCTCACGCGCTACCTCGAGGCCGATCACGTGACGGCCGACTCGACGCTGGTGGGCTGA
- a CDS encoding adenylosuccinate synthase, with translation MFDSKTRTIVIVGAQWGDEGKGKLVDVLAERADWVVRYQGGANAGHTVHVGDESTVLHQVPSGILHPGVRCAIGNGVVLDPEGMFEEVDALVANGVDVAGRLYLSDRAHLVLPYHKLVDKESAASKAIGTTGRGIGPAYEDKVARRGIRVLDLRHPARLKALVEKGTDHANHILAGFGSTKRADAAFTLSELERIAPRLLAIAEDVGLAVHRAQKQGAAVLLEGAQGSLLDVDHGTYPFVTSSSTTAGGAAIGVGIGPRTIDAAIGVVKAYTTRVGGGPMPTELTDATGQELQKVGNEFGATTGRPRRCGWFDAVVVRYAVRVNGLTGLAVTKLDVLDGFEKIALCTGYRVGGEVLTEFPGDLADLDGIEPVYEWFDGWMRSTQGARTLADLPANARKYLDRLVELVECPAQYVSVGTRRDQIIGL, from the coding sequence ATGTTCGACTCCAAGACCCGCACCATCGTCATCGTCGGCGCCCAGTGGGGTGACGAGGGCAAGGGTAAGCTGGTGGATGTGCTCGCCGAGCGTGCGGACTGGGTGGTGCGCTACCAGGGCGGCGCCAACGCCGGCCATACGGTACACGTGGGCGACGAGTCCACGGTGCTGCATCAGGTGCCGAGCGGCATCCTGCACCCCGGGGTCCGCTGCGCGATCGGCAACGGCGTGGTGCTCGACCCCGAAGGGATGTTCGAGGAAGTTGACGCGCTCGTGGCCAACGGCGTGGACGTGGCGGGGCGCCTCTACCTCAGCGACCGCGCGCACCTCGTGCTGCCCTACCACAAGCTGGTGGACAAGGAGAGCGCGGCGAGCAAGGCGATCGGTACCACCGGCCGCGGCATCGGGCCGGCCTACGAGGACAAGGTCGCGCGCCGCGGCATCCGCGTGCTGGACCTGCGCCACCCGGCGCGCCTGAAGGCATTGGTGGAGAAGGGCACGGACCACGCCAACCATATTCTCGCGGGCTTCGGTTCCACCAAGCGCGCCGATGCCGCGTTCACGCTTTCCGAGCTGGAGCGCATCGCGCCGCGCCTGCTAGCCATCGCCGAAGACGTCGGCCTGGCCGTGCACCGCGCGCAGAAGCAGGGCGCGGCCGTCTTGCTCGAAGGCGCCCAAGGGTCGCTGCTGGACGTGGACCACGGGACCTATCCCTTCGTGACCTCGTCGAGCACCACGGCCGGCGGTGCGGCGATCGGCGTGGGCATCGGCCCTCGCACGATCGATGCCGCCATCGGCGTGGTGAAGGCCTACACCACGCGCGTGGGCGGCGGCCCGATGCCCACAGAGCTGACCGACGCCACCGGGCAGGAACTCCAGAAGGTCGGCAACGAGTTTGGTGCGACCACCGGTCGTCCGCGGCGCTGCGGCTGGTTCGACGCCGTCGTCGTGCGCTACGCCGTGCGCGTGAACGGGCTCACGGGGCTCGCCGTCACGAAGCTCGATGTGCTCGACGGCTTCGAGAAGATCGCGCTGTGCACCGGCTACCGCGTGGGTGGCGAGGTGCTGACGGAGTTCCCCGGCGACCTGGCCGACCTCGACGGTATCGAGCCGGTGTACGAGTGGTTTGACGGCTGGATGCGCTCGACGCAGGGTGCGCGCACGCTGGCCGACCTGCCGGCCAACGCGCGGAAGTACCTCGATCGCCTCGTCGAACTCGTGGAATGCCCGGCCCAGTACGTGAGCGTCGGCACGCGTCGGGACCAGATCATCGGGCTGTAG
- a CDS encoding dihydrodipicolinate synthase family protein, whose amino-acid sequence MQLDGIFAPVISTFHAGSEDLDLDGFAANVRSHIAEGLSGVVVAGSTGEAALLSEDERRALVETAREHVPAPGLVIAGCGGESTRQTVARTKAAQAAGADAVLVVAPHYYASAMTEEVLRAHYLRVAEESPLPVILYNIPKYMHFALPAELVAELARHPNIVGIKDSSGQLEMLKGFLRAQSPSFSVLTGSGSGLLAGLEAGARGGILAVSLFAAGFALEVQRELADGNAEAAAKAQARLKPMADVIVAKLGVPGVKAAMDAVGKVGGVPRMPLLPLDPAAKSEVVAALG is encoded by the coding sequence GTGCAGCTCGACGGCATCTTCGCGCCGGTCATCTCGACCTTCCACGCCGGCAGCGAGGACCTCGACCTCGATGGCTTTGCCGCAAACGTCCGCAGCCACATCGCCGAGGGACTGTCCGGCGTGGTGGTGGCCGGCTCCACCGGCGAGGCGGCGCTGCTCAGCGAGGACGAACGCCGCGCCTTGGTGGAGACGGCGCGCGAACACGTGCCCGCGCCGGGGCTAGTCATTGCCGGCTGTGGCGGCGAGAGCACGCGGCAGACCGTCGCGCGCACGAAGGCGGCGCAGGCGGCCGGAGCGGACGCGGTGCTGGTCGTTGCGCCGCACTACTACGCGAGCGCGATGACGGAAGAGGTGCTGCGCGCGCACTACCTGCGCGTGGCTGAGGAGTCGCCGCTGCCGGTGATCCTCTACAACATTCCCAAGTATATGCACTTCGCGCTGCCGGCCGAGCTGGTGGCGGAACTCGCACGGCACCCGAACATCGTGGGGATCAAGGACAGCTCTGGCCAGCTCGAGATGCTGAAGGGCTTCCTGCGTGCGCAGTCGCCGAGCTTCAGCGTCCTCACTGGGAGCGGCAGTGGCTTGCTGGCCGGGCTCGAGGCCGGGGCACGTGGCGGGATCCTCGCGGTCTCGCTCTTCGCGGCGGGCTTCGCGCTCGAGGTGCAGCGCGAACTTGCTGACGGCAACGCCGAGGCCGCAGCCAAGGCGCAGGCGCGGCTCAAGCCGATGGCCGACGTCATCGTGGCGAAGCTGGGCGTGCCGGGCGTGAAGGCGGCGATGGATGCGGTGGGGAAGGTCGGTGGCGTGCCGCGGATGCCGCTGCTGCCCTTGGATCCCGCGGCCAAGTCCGAAGTCGTCGCCGCGCTCGGCTAG
- a CDS encoding type IV pilus twitching motility protein PilT, with product MEKIIKAAVERGASDLHIKAGDVFRARIDGKLVPLTKQALTPDQTKSIALRLIANEDDRARIDKINDYDCSWGAPGIGRFRVNILRQRSSFMIVMRVIPFEVPSFERLAVPPVLKEVAEAERGMILVTGVTGSGKSTTMAAMINHINQHHNKHIVTLENPIEFLHRDLQSSVTQREIGVDTESFRMGLRAALRQDPDVVLIGEMRDAETIDTAMKAAETGHLLISTVHTPDAQSTVLRIMAMFPPEEQDVVRVRLAESLHAVISQRLLPRKDGNGRVAALEIMVVTPTIRDLMLDRDKVNEIRDYIAAGREQYGMQTFDQHLEQLVNEGAIDLKVALAASSRPSDLALKFNMGS from the coding sequence ATGGAAAAGATCATCAAGGCGGCGGTGGAGCGCGGCGCGAGCGACCTGCACATCAAGGCCGGCGACGTGTTCCGTGCGCGTATTGACGGCAAGCTGGTGCCGCTGACCAAGCAGGCGCTGACGCCGGACCAGACCAAGAGCATCGCGCTGCGGCTCATCGCCAACGAGGACGACCGCGCGCGCATCGACAAGATCAACGATTACGACTGCTCCTGGGGCGCGCCCGGCATCGGCCGCTTCCGCGTGAACATCCTGCGCCAGCGCTCGAGCTTTATGATCGTGATGCGCGTGATCCCCTTCGAGGTGCCGAGCTTCGAGCGCCTCGCGGTGCCGCCGGTGCTCAAGGAAGTCGCCGAGGCCGAGCGCGGGATGATCCTCGTCACCGGCGTCACCGGCTCGGGCAAGAGCACGACGATGGCGGCGATGATCAACCACATCAACCAGCATCACAACAAGCACATCGTGACGCTGGAGAACCCGATCGAGTTCCTGCATCGCGACCTCCAGAGCTCGGTGACGCAGCGCGAGATCGGCGTGGACACCGAGAGCTTCCGGATGGGTCTGCGCGCCGCCCTGCGCCAGGACCCCGACGTGGTGCTCATCGGCGAGATGCGCGACGCCGAGACGATCGACACGGCGATGAAGGCCGCCGAGACGGGCCACCTGCTCATCTCGACGGTGCACACGCCGGACGCGCAGAGCACCGTGCTGCGCATTATGGCGATGTTCCCGCCCGAGGAGCAGGACGTGGTCCGCGTCCGTCTCGCGGAGTCGTTGCACGCGGTGATCTCGCAGCGCCTGCTGCCGCGCAAGGACGGCAACGGCCGCGTCGCGGCGCTGGAGATTATGGTCGTCACGCCCACCATCCGCGACCTGATGCTCGACCGCGACAAGGTCAACGAGATCCGCGACTACATCGCCGCCGGCCGCGAACAGTACGGAATGCAGACCTTCGACCAGCACCTCGAGCAGCTGGTCAATGAAGGCGCGATCGACCTCAAGGTCGCGCTGGCCGCCTCGTCGCGCCCATCGGACCTGGCGCTCAAGTTCAATATGGGATCCTGA